TTGTGGGTAACGTGGCCCTCAAGTTGTCCGAAGGACTGGCTCGTTCCCTGAGTCACATCCTCAAGGATGAACTCAAGTCGAGTTGGATTTCCAAACTTGGAACTCTGCTGTCTTTTCGTGCATTCAAGCGATTCAAGAAAGTTGTGGATTACGCCGAATACGGTGGAGCTCCCTTGCTTGGCTTGAAGGATATCGTTATTGTTGCACACGGCAAATCCAATGAATTGGCTATGGTCAATTGTATTCGTATGGCCGCCACATATGTTCGCAACAAAGCGAATGCCCACCTTTCTGAAGGGTTGGCCGCTCATGCCTCTATGGCTGGAAAGCCTGACGCAACAGCAGCTTAGCGCTCATTAAAACAAATCTGTGCAAAATATCGCACGACTTGACCACACCTGCCCATTGGCATACAGACCCACTCCATGATGAACTTCATCCTACGCGGTTTTGGCAGTTACGCTCCCGAGCGGATACTGACCAACGCCGACCTCGAAAAAATCGTCGATACCACTGACGAGTGGATAACCACCCGCACAGGCATCAAGGAACGGCATATAGCTGCCGACGATGAAACGACGTCTTCTATGGCGTTCGAATCGTCTAAAAAGGCGCTGGCCGATGCAGGCATGGACCCTGCCGAACTGACCCACATCATTTGCGGTACGTTTACTCCCGACTCCATGGTTCCTTCCACAGCCTGCCGCTTACAGGAAAAACTCGGCATCAAGGGCCAGATGTGCATTGATGTGCAGGCCGCTTGTTCCGGATTTCTTTATGCATTGCAGTCCGGGCGCGGGTATCTCTGCCTGGAACCGGACAGCAAAGTGCTGGTTGTGACCAGTGAGATAGTCTCCCGCCGCATGAACTGGGAAGATCGGGCAACCTGTGTCCTGTTTGGTGACGCTTCCGGTGCGACCGTCATGACAGGTGGTGATGTTGCCGATGGCCCCCGTGTGCTGGATGTCATGCTGGGAGCCGATGGCTCGCTCGGTGATCTCCTCACTGTTAACGGTGGCGGTTCGGCTTTCTCCTATGCACTGGGTGACACTGTCGGCCCTGAATATTTTGTTGAATTTCAGGGTCGCGAAGTGTTCAAGCACGCCGTCCGGAACATGACCAACATCAGCGAAGCGATTCTCAAGCGTAACGGTTTCGAGAAGTCCGATGTCGACGTGCTTATCACTCATCAGGCGAACATGCGTATCATTGATGCCGTCGGTCGTCGGTTCGACATCCCGGAAGAACGGGTTTTCGTGAATATTGAAAAGTACGGCAACACGTCGGCTGCATCCGTGCCTGTGGCATTGGATGAGGCTGTGAAGACCGGATTCATCAAGAAAGGCAACCTTGTTCTCACCCCCGTATTCGGCGGCGGCTTTACCTGGGGTGCAGCCTTGATACAGTTTTAGGATTAAAACAGCTGTTTGTTTGCTTTTTCTCTGTGAATGGTGAATAGACTTTTACGTTACAATCAGCGTTGGAATTTGCAGTCCGGCACCAATTGGTATATTGGGTGCTGACCAACACGAGCATCATGAGGACAATTGATGAGCGATATGAGCAAAGTCGCCCTGGTAACGGGCGGTTCCCGTGGCATAGGCCGTACGGTTGCCGAAAGGCTGGCCGCAGATGGATTCGAAGTCTACCTGACTTACGTCAGTCGTCCTGAATCCGCTGAAGAAGTCGTTGCCGGCATTGAAAAGAACGGTGGCAAGGCTAAGGCCTTTCAACTGGACTCCGGTGACCGCGACGCCGTTGCCGCATTCTTCAAAGAAGAAATCAAGGGAAAAGTCTCTCTTGAGGTGCTCGTGAACAACGCGGGCATCACTCGCGACGGCTTGATGATGCGTATGAAGGATGATGATTGGGACAAGGTTCTCCACATCAATCTGACCGGCTGTTTTGTCTTTCTGAAGGAAGCGTCCAAAATCATGGGCAAGCAACGCAGTGGCCGCATCATTAATATTACAAGCATCGTGGGCCAGATGGGCAACGCCGGGCAGACCAATTATTGTGCTGCCAAGGCTGGACTCATAGGGTTGACCAAATCCGCAGCCAGGGAACTGGCAACACGTGGTATTACCGTCAACGCCGTGGCTCCCGGCTTCATTGAAACCGACATGACCGCCGAACTGCCTGAAAAGGTCGTTGACGCCATGCTCGCACAAATTCCATTAAAATCCCTCGGGCAGTCCGAGGATATCGCAGCCGCAGTCTCCTTCCTTGCCTCTTCGGATGCCGGGTACATCACCGGTCAGGTGTTGGGAGTCAATGGCGGCATGTATATGTAATCTACGAAAAACATTGATATTGGAGGAAATTATGTCCGATGTAGCAGCAAAAGTGAAAGAGATCATTGTCGAGCAGCTTGGTGTGTCCCCTGAAGAAGTCGTTGAAGGCGCAGCATTTGTTGAAGACCTGGGCGCTGATTCCCTGGACCTGACCGAATTGATCATGGCCATGGAAGAAGAGTTCGACCTGGAAATCGACGATGAGGAAGCTCAGAAGATCCTCAAGGTCAGCGACGCCATCTCTCATATCGAGAAGGCTCAGTAGATTCGCTCGATCCAAAAAAAGGTTTTTATTGCGAGCGTCTTATTCATCTGAGTGATGGGAGACGCTCCTTTTCATTCCAATACGTAGACACTACGGAAAGGTATTATGAACAGGGTTGTTGTAACCAGCGTTTCCGCCATTACCCCCCTTGGCAATGACGTTGATACCAGTTGGGAAAATTTGCTGGCGGGGAAATCCGGTGTCGGCAAGATTACCAGATTTGACGCTGCAGACTATGCCACCCAGATTGCCGGTGAGGTCAGGGATTTTGATCCGACCGCATACATAGGCATGAAGGAAGCGCGTCGCATGGAGATATTTACTCAATATGCGGTGTGCTGCACCAAAATGCTGCTTCAGTCCGCCGGTTGGACTGTTCCTGAGTCCGAACGCGCTCGGGTCGGCACTGTTGTCGGTGTTGGGCTGGGTGGGTTGCACTCTATTGAGGAAATGCACACCAAGCTCCTGAAAAAGGGGCCGAGTCGTATTTCTCCGTTCTTCATTCCCATTCTCATTGCCAACATGGCCGCCGGACAGGTGTCCATAGAGGCGGGAGCCATGGGGCCGAATATCTGCACCACTACGGCATGTGCTTCCGGCACACATGGTGTAGGCGTCGCCTACACGGATATCGCCATGGGACGTGCGGACGCAATGATTTGCGGTGGCTCGGAATCTACTATTACGCCGTTGGGCGTAGCTGGATTCAATGCCATGAAGGCTCTTTCCGTGCGCAATGATGAACCTGAATTGGCTTCACGTCCTTTTGACGCGGACCGGACTGGTTTCATTATGGGTGAAGGTTGCGGCCTGCTGCTTCTGGAGTCTTTGGAGCATGCGGAAGCCCGTGGTGCCGAGATTCTGGCCGAAGTGGTCGGATTCGGTGCATCTGGTGACGCATACCATATGACTGCTCCGCCGGAAGACGGCGTAGGTATGGCATATGCCATGGAAGCAGCCATTCGTGAGGCAAAGATTGACCCGTCAGAGGTTGATCACATCAATGCGCATGGGACGTCCACCAAACTGAATGATCTGTGTGAAACACGGGCCATCAAGAAAGTGTTCGGCGACCATGCCTACAATATAAACATTTGCGCCAACAAGTCGCAGACTGGGCATTTACTCGGTGCGGCTGGTGGCATGGAAGCGGTCTTCGCCGTCAAGACCCTTGCCGAGGGCATTATCCCCGGCACTATCAATCAGGATAATCCGGACCCGGAATGTGATCTGGATGTCTGTGCTGACGGGCCGCGCGAAATTCAGGCCAAGTATGCTTTGTCGAACTCATTCGGGTTCGGCGGCACCAACGCCTGTGTGCTGTTCAAACGCTTTACACGATAGCGACAAGGGAGGCCGAACGGCCTCCCTTTTTTTTGTGATATCAATTTTCAAGGGTTGCAATACAAGTCTTTTCCTTGCACCCTGATGCCGAACACTTTACAAAGGCACAGCTGTACAGGACCAATCGAAAGGGTTGAACAACCTTTTCGTGACAATATAAGGACGGATCTCCATGCCGCACATGCAGACGGCAGCCACTGAATCGAGTCGATGAAAAAGTCGGTCTTGGGGATGTTGCGTTATGACCGAACTGGTGTGTGATCGGCACGGGAAGCCATTCGCATCCACATTCAACAAGAGGGTATCTTCATGGAAGAACTGTTTATCCAGGATCCGGCAGTCGCTGCTGTCATCGCCGATGAGGTTGATCGTCAGGTTTCCAAACTTGAATTGATCGCTAGTGAAAATTTCGTGTCAACGGCAGTACGCCAGGCACAGGGGTCTGTTTTGACCCACAAATATGCTGAAGGGTATCCCGGTAAGCGTTGGTATGGTGGCTGCGAGTTCGTGGACGAGGTCGAAGATCTGGCCCGTGATCGTGCCAAGGAGCTGTTTGGCGCGACATATGCCAATGTTCAGCCGCACTCCGGTTCCCAGGCCAACATGGCCGTCTACTTTGCGGCCTGCGAACCCGGGGATACCGTGCTCGGCATGGATCTGTCCCATGGTGGGCATTTGACCCACGGTTCTCCGGTCAACTTTTCCGGTAAACTCTTCAATATGGTCCATTACGGTGTTTCCAAGGAAACTCAGACCATTGATTACGATGCCGTCGAAGCCCTCGCCAAAGAGCACAAGCCGACCATGATAATTGCCGGTGCTTCTGCATATCCGCGAGTCATCGACTTCGCCCGTTTTCGTCAGATCGCTGATGAAGTCGGCGCCAAGCTGATGGTTGATATGGCTCATATCGCAGGTCTTATCGCTGCGGGCGAGCATCCGAGCTGCATTGAACATGCCCACTACACCACCACCACGACTCACAAGACCCTGCGTGGTCCCCGTGGCGGCATGATTCTGTCCAACGAAGACTTGGAGCAGGAACTCAACTCGAACATCTTCCCCGGTATTCAGGGTGGTCCGCTCATGCACGTCATCGCCTCCAAGGCTGTGGCCTTTGGCGAAGCGCTGTCTCCCGGCTTCGTGGAGTATCAGCAGCAGGTCGTCAGGAACGCCAAGCAGTTGGCCGTGTCCTTGCAGGAAGCCGGTTACAAGCTTGTGTCCGGTGGCACTGACAACCACATGATGCTGCTTGACCTGTCCGGAATGGATTATACCGGCAAGGATGCCCAGATTGCTCTGGACAAGGCCGGTATCACCGCCAACAAGAACACCATTCCATTTGAGACAAAGTCGCCGTTCCAGACCTCTGGCGTCCGTCTCGGCACCCCGGCCCTGACCACCCGTGGAATGATTGAAGAGGACATGATAGTGGTTTCTGAAGCCATCGTCGCCGCTCTGAACAATATGAACGATGATCAGGCTCTCAAAAGTATCTCTGAAGAAGTCGAAGAATTCGCTCGCGAATTCCCGCTTTTTGCATGGTAGAACGCTTCGTATACAACCTAAAAGTCCCGGTTCAGCTGCGCTGAACCGGGACTTTTTTTATTAGCCTCTTGGCTTATAGGGTGTGAATATGTCGGAAACTCGTTATACTGATGATAGACGTATGTTCGAGGAGTGAACGATGAATATTGAAGATAAATGGCTCAGGCTTAACGAAGATAGATCAATCATTGAAGAAGTTATAGCCAGTTTTCCCATAGATCCAGAAGCCAAGGGCAGCGACCTGCGAATGTCGGTAATGAATGCAGCATTAGAGTGGGCTCGTAAGGCACACCCGGATGATGTTTCAGCGGCAATGCATCCTTTGTCTGGAGGTGCTAAATCCGATCTTATGATTAGTGAGTTGGAAAAACGTGAAGATTTTAGAGGATACCAGAAATGGTGGTTCAACAATCAGGACGATAAACCGCTTTCCGTTGAACTATACATGGATTGGATAGAAGCACTCATGCTTTTGTGGGAACGGCTCGAAGAATAGAACAAACGTAGAAGGAGGGATTGAATTTTAATCAAAACAAGTCGTTCTGGGAAATCTGATCGACATATGGTTTGCCCTGTTGAAGGGAAACCTATTTCTTAATAGTATGACTTGAAAAACGGGGAGGCTGTCTTCTTGCGTGGCCTGTCATTTCGTTTTTCCTGACTCTCATCTCTTCGCGCAACAAAGAATACATTAGTGAATTGGAAAATTGAAGTATGTGTCCGTGTACGGTTCGTTCATGAGCGTGAAATGCCACCATTCTTCTTTGAGGTGATTGAAACCGTTACTGAGCATGATGGTTTGGAGGAGTGCTCGGTTGGCGCGAACAGCGAGGGGCATTGATGTATTGTCTGGCCAGGATTTGGGGCCGAAAAAGTCAAAGGGGGTACCCATGTCGAGTTCGGTACTGGTAGATAAGTCGATGATGGTTAGGTCGACGGTGGAGCCGCGAGAGTGCCCCGATTGAGCGGCGATGTATCCATCTCGGAAGAGGTCTTTTTTGTCCACGTCAGGGTAGAATTCGTTTTTTGTTCGGGTGTTGTTGATGTCTTTGGCCCATCTGACAAAGTGGTCAACAGCCTGTTGTGGTCGGTATCCGTCGAAGATCTTGAGACCGAGATTGAAAGGTTTGAGGTCGGCCTGTACCTGTTTGAGTGCGGTGGCGGCCTGTGTCGTCAGAATCACTACCGGGGCTGTGTATCCGTCGACACGTTCGCCCACGAAGTTGTGGTTGGTGTAATATCGGACGTCATATGTTGCATCCGGGATGAACTGATTGATACGGATAAATCCGTCTGGAATTTCTTGGGCAGAAACGGGAATCGTTAAAAGAAACGTAAAGACGAGAAGCCAAAGTATCCGTCGTGGCAAAAACTGTATGCGTTGAAACATGTCCCCTCGTTTTTCTATTTCAATATTGTGTCATGATTCGTGTTATTGTCCCATCTTCCCACATGGAGCTGAGTGCCTTGTTGATTATTGCAAGGGTCTTACCTTGCTTCATTTTTTTATGAAATCCGATGAAATTTGGATCAAGATTAAAAGGTGTGTCCAAGACGACGAATTTGTCTGCGTTGGCCTTGAGCTGTGGATCGCTGTTGATGACATAGTCCAATGAAGCTTTACCCGGGCCGATCAGCGCGGCATGAGTGCGCCCTGCGAGTAACATCCTGAGTCTGATGACGGGCTTACCATCGTAGCACGGAGTGAAAACAGTGCCGAGAGCCTTGTCGTAGGTGTCACCGTATGACGCGCCGCGCGTAACGCCGACGGACTTGCCTCTGAGATCACGGATGGAGTGGTAGGGAAATTCACGGCCTTTAAGGGTTACCAGACGCATTTCATCTATGCACATGATGCGTGAATAATCGAAAATTTTCTGTCGTTCTTTGGTCATGGATAAGCCAAATATTCCGCCTTTACCCTCGGCTGCATGCATATAGGCACGTTTCCATGGGAATAATTGAATATCAAATGTCAGATTTGTTCTGCATTCGATTTCACGGAGAATATCAATCTGGAAACCGTGGGGGGTGTTGTTTTTCAGCCAGGACTTAGGCGGTTTGGAATCTGTGCCGAAAAGGACGACCAGTTGTCTTGCCTGGCATGGCGTAGACGACATGAGGAGAAAGAATAAGACTGTGAGGATGTACGGCAGACGCATATGTATCCTTGTTCACTCAAGGTGCCGCGCCTCTGTCATTGTCTTGGAGACTCGGCTGAAACCCACCAAGTATCTATTGTTTTCGAATATAGGCTTAATTAAACATAAAAGTACACCTGTTTTATCAATGGTTTGAGTAAACATATTACTTGTACC
The genomic region above belongs to uncultured Pseudodesulfovibrio sp. and contains:
- a CDS encoding beta-ketoacyl-ACP synthase III, giving the protein MMNFILRGFGSYAPERILTNADLEKIVDTTDEWITTRTGIKERHIAADDETTSSMAFESSKKALADAGMDPAELTHIICGTFTPDSMVPSTACRLQEKLGIKGQMCIDVQAACSGFLYALQSGRGYLCLEPDSKVLVVTSEIVSRRMNWEDRATCVLFGDASGATVMTGGDVADGPRVLDVMLGADGSLGDLLTVNGGGSAFSYALGDTVGPEYFVEFQGREVFKHAVRNMTNISEAILKRNGFEKSDVDVLITHQANMRIIDAVGRRFDIPEERVFVNIEKYGNTSAASVPVALDEAVKTGFIKKGNLVLTPVFGGGFTWGAALIQF
- the fabG gene encoding 3-oxoacyl-[acyl-carrier-protein] reductase → MSDMSKVALVTGGSRGIGRTVAERLAADGFEVYLTYVSRPESAEEVVAGIEKNGGKAKAFQLDSGDRDAVAAFFKEEIKGKVSLEVLVNNAGITRDGLMMRMKDDDWDKVLHINLTGCFVFLKEASKIMGKQRSGRIINITSIVGQMGNAGQTNYCAAKAGLIGLTKSAARELATRGITVNAVAPGFIETDMTAELPEKVVDAMLAQIPLKSLGQSEDIAAAVSFLASSDAGYITGQVLGVNGGMYM
- a CDS encoding acyl carrier protein, encoding MSDVAAKVKEIIVEQLGVSPEEVVEGAAFVEDLGADSLDLTELIMAMEEEFDLEIDDEEAQKILKVSDAISHIEKAQ
- the fabF gene encoding beta-ketoacyl-ACP synthase II, whose amino-acid sequence is MNRVVVTSVSAITPLGNDVDTSWENLLAGKSGVGKITRFDAADYATQIAGEVRDFDPTAYIGMKEARRMEIFTQYAVCCTKMLLQSAGWTVPESERARVGTVVGVGLGGLHSIEEMHTKLLKKGPSRISPFFIPILIANMAAGQVSIEAGAMGPNICTTTACASGTHGVGVAYTDIAMGRADAMICGGSESTITPLGVAGFNAMKALSVRNDEPELASRPFDADRTGFIMGEGCGLLLLESLEHAEARGAEILAEVVGFGASGDAYHMTAPPEDGVGMAYAMEAAIREAKIDPSEVDHINAHGTSTKLNDLCETRAIKKVFGDHAYNINICANKSQTGHLLGAAGGMEAVFAVKTLAEGIIPGTINQDNPDPECDLDVCADGPREIQAKYALSNSFGFGGTNACVLFKRFTR
- the glyA gene encoding serine hydroxymethyltransferase — translated: MEELFIQDPAVAAVIADEVDRQVSKLELIASENFVSTAVRQAQGSVLTHKYAEGYPGKRWYGGCEFVDEVEDLARDRAKELFGATYANVQPHSGSQANMAVYFAACEPGDTVLGMDLSHGGHLTHGSPVNFSGKLFNMVHYGVSKETQTIDYDAVEALAKEHKPTMIIAGASAYPRVIDFARFRQIADEVGAKLMVDMAHIAGLIAAGEHPSCIEHAHYTTTTTHKTLRGPRGGMILSNEDLEQELNSNIFPGIQGGPLMHVIASKAVAFGEALSPGFVEYQQQVVRNAKQLAVSLQEAGYKLVSGGTDNHMMLLDLSGMDYTGKDAQIALDKAGITANKNTIPFETKSPFQTSGVRLGTPALTTRGMIEEDMIVVSEAIVAALNNMNDDQALKSISEEVEEFAREFPLFAW
- a CDS encoding M15 family metallopeptidase; its protein translation is MFQRIQFLPRRILWLLVFTFLLTIPVSAQEIPDGFIRINQFIPDATYDVRYYTNHNFVGERVDGYTAPVVILTTQAATALKQVQADLKPFNLGLKIFDGYRPQQAVDHFVRWAKDINNTRTKNEFYPDVDKKDLFRDGYIAAQSGHSRGSTVDLTIIDLSTSTELDMGTPFDFFGPKSWPDNTSMPLAVRANRALLQTIMLSNGFNHLKEEWWHFTLMNEPYTDTYFNFPIH
- a CDS encoding transporter substrate-binding domain-containing protein codes for the protein MSSTPCQARQLVVLFGTDSKPPKSWLKNNTPHGFQIDILREIECRTNLTFDIQLFPWKRAYMHAAEGKGGIFGLSMTKERQKIFDYSRIMCIDEMRLVTLKGREFPYHSIRDLRGKSVGVTRGASYGDTYDKALGTVFTPCYDGKPVIRLRMLLAGRTHAALIGPGKASLDYVINSDPQLKANADKFVVLDTPFNLDPNFIGFHKKMKQGKTLAIINKALSSMWEDGTITRIMTQY